A stretch of DNA from Lysinibacillus sp. B2A1:
AATAAAGAACCCCATGTAGGTGTAGGAGATACATACACTCCCTCTAGCCCTTCAAAACGCTTGAGCGCTTTTTTCATAGCTATTTCACTTGGCTCAACAGCAAGCAGCTCTTCAACGCCTTTCACATAGGCGAGTAAACTTGAAAGCTTGCCCTCACCAGAGCCTAAATCCACAATAGTCGATTTTCGTGGCAGTTGTTTAATCGTTTCCACTATTTTTTCATAACGTAATGTATTTAGAGAATTAGTAGAAGGTTTTGCGGTTGTGCTCTTATTATATAGATGTGAGAAGCGAAGCGCTTTTTTATAAATAATTTCTTGCATAGGATGTGTAGGTAACCAGCCCTCTCCATAGCGATTAAGCTTATCTACCTCTAATTGGTCAATAAAATAGTGCTTGTAATCATCTAACACTGGGATGAGCACAAAAAGATGCTGCAGTGCTTGCTGAAGCGTGATGTCCGCTGATAATTTTAGAAAACGTGCACGTTGCTGATGATGTATAGCTTCAATGCTGACTGTATATCCTAGAGGCTCAAATAAACCCTTTATCTCCTCATTTGTCATTGTGGATGCAATGGGTCCCACTTCAAATTCAAATGCAAATGAATGTAAGACCCATTCCGAATACTCCTCTTTTGGCTTACCATTTAATGCTGTACCTAAAGCAGAGCGGATAAGGGATAAAAAAATACTGCTTGCGGCGAACTCACGATCATTAATATAGTGTGTTATATCAAGTGCATTGTCATTTTGGACAAGTGCAAGCGGATTTGGTGTAACAAAGATTGTCACAGATAGATTTGTTTCAGTGAGCTCATGATAGACAAGTCGAACTAAATGCTCCTTGACTCTTCGTTCGTATAGATTATTAGGATTTTTTGAAAGTAAATAGGAGATAGCTTTCACATTTTCTCCCTTTGCCCGTATTGTTAGTTGCATTGTCATCCTCCATTTCAGTACGCAAAGGTTTGATGTGTCTCTTTAAAAGCATAACATAATTTTGCATAATAATGTCAGAGTCATATAAGGTTCCGATTCAGTCAATCAAAAAGATATATCATTTTATTGTTGAACTATCTTTTCAATACAAGGATGATATTGTAAGATGAAATAGACTCCGTATGATTACCTTTTGCAAAAGAAAGGATGTAGAGAATGCTCCAATCTTTATGGCAAAAGTATAAAAAGAGTATGCTGCTCCCCGCCATACTTGTAATCAGTGGACTTTGTTACTTCTTTTTTTCGAGTTCCGACTCTTCATCTCCCCAGAAAGAGCTCGTCGAAACAATCCAACCAATTGAACAGATTGAACAAGATGAACCTGCTAAAGAAGCGGTCATACAGCAGGTATTTGTGGATATAAAGGGTGCTGTTATGTATCCAGGTGTGTATGAGTTACAAGTCGACCAACGTATTATGGATGTAGTGCAGCTGGCAGGTGGCTATACGCAGGAAGCTGATCCCCAACTTATTAACCATGCCCAGAAAGTTCAGGACGAAATGGTCATTTATATCCCTGTTAAGGGTGAAAAGCTAGATGAAATCACGGCTTCCATTCTGTTGATGTCTACTAGTGGAATATCATCCAGTGAAAGTAATCAAAAAAATCAAAAGGTCAATTTAAACAAAGCAGATGAGGCAGCCCTGTCAACTTTATCAGGGATTGGTCCGTCTAAAGCACAAAGTATTATCTCCTATCGTGAGGAGAATGGTAGCTTTACAACCATTGAGGATTTAAAAAAAGTAAGTGGAATTGGTGAAAAAACCTTTGAGAAGCTGAAGGATTCTATTACAGTAAAGTAATAGCTACAAATTTTGTCATATTGACGACTCTTTTCAAAAAGGGCTACACTATAGTAGAAAAGTGATATGATAAAAAGTCAAATTTTAAAGTGATTAACATTAAATTATTTTGGAGGTAGTCATATGGAGCGAATTACTTGGGATCAATTTTTTATGGCACAAAGCCATCTTCTTGCGTTACGTAGTACATGTACAAGACTAGCCGTTGGCGCAACTGTTGTGAGGGATAAACGAATTATTGCTGGAGGCTATAATGGCTCAATTACAGGTGATGAGCATTGTATTGAAAAGGGGTGCTACGTTGTAGACAATCATTGTGTACGTACGGTACATGCTGAGATGAATGCACTTCTACAATGTGCTAAATATGGTACGCCTACGAAGGGTGCAGACCTATATGTGACTCATTTTCCATGTCTCCCATGCACAAAATCTATAATTCAAGCGGGTATTGAGCGTGTGTATTATGCGACGGATTATAAAAATAACCCGTATGCACAGGAGTTATTTGAGAAAGCAGGTGTGGAGGTCGTTCACGTACCTTTTGATGAGCGCAAAATTGATTTTTTAAGCGACGAAAAATTAGCCTTGTACATAGACATGCTAAATGAGCTTCGTGAGAGTGGAATGCCTGCTGAGAAATTGCGCCCATATGAACAGAAGGTGAGTGCATTATTTGGCAAAAATCTTTAAAGCATAAATGGATTCACGTAGCATTAGCTGTACTTGTAGCCTCCATAGCAGCACACAAGTCAGCTTGGCTATTGTCCATTCTCCTACTTATTGTCGTTTGGCTTTACTTGAAAGGTGAACCGCATTTTACCTCAGCTCTGGTAATCGGCATGGGACTGCTTAGCTATCTCTTCCTTGCTACATTTCAACTGACGAAACCCTCCCCGCTGCCGTCAACATTTCAAATTACTTGGACAAGTGAATATAAAATAAATGGTCAAAACCTTCGAGGCTTTGCAAAAACCAAGACAGGTGACAAACTGTATGTAGTGTATACTTTTTCTTCAGAGCAGGAGAAATCTTATTATGAAAAAACCTCATTAACAGGCTACATCTACCTTGTACAGGGCGAATTAGGTACACCCCTTCCACCAGCACATCAATATGCATTTTCGATGGAGAAATACCTACAAAGCAAAGGCGCAATTGGAATAGTTGAGATTTCAGACTGGACGTTTGTAGGAGAGAAAAAATCTATTCAGTCTTTTCTTGCAAAGCAGAGACACACAATAAAAAAACATATTGAGAGAACGTTTCCACAATCGCTCGTTGCAGAGGCCCAGGCACTTCTAATTGGTTTACAGGATCAAGTAGATAACGAGCTTCAACGAGCCTATCAAAAGCTTGGTATTACACATCTCTTTGCGATTTCTGGACTACATGTGGCTCTTGTATCATGGTTGTTTTTTGAAGGTCTCTTACGGATAGGGGTACGAAGGGAAATAGCGACTATAGTGCTTGTCATTATTTTACCTATATACGGGGTATTAGCAGGTGGGGCGCCCTCTGTTTGGCGTGCAGTATCTGTCGTGGAGCTAATTTTACTAATGCGTCATGCTAAGTTGCAGCTACCTATCGATGATGCGCTTGCTTTAAGTTTTATAGGCTTTGTCCTCCTTGAGCCGGGTGTTATTTTTCAAATTGGCTTTCAATTATCCTATTTAGCTGCTAGTAGTCTTATTTATTCTGGTACCATCCTTAGGCAATCAACGA
This window harbors:
- a CDS encoding 3' terminal RNA ribose 2'-O-methyltransferase Hen1, encoding MQLTIRAKGENVKAISYLLSKNPNNLYERRVKEHLVRLVYHELTETNLSVTIFVTPNPLALVQNDNALDITHYINDREFAASSIFLSLIRSALGTALNGKPKEEYSEWVLHSFAFEFEVGPIASTMTNEEIKGLFEPLGYTVSIEAIHHQQRARFLKLSADITLQQALQHLFVLIPVLDDYKHYFIDQLEVDKLNRYGEGWLPTHPMQEIIYKKALRFSHLYNKSTTAKPSTNSLNTLRYEKIVETIKQLPRKSTIVDLGSGEGKLSSLLAYVKGVEELLAVEPSEIAMKKALKRFEGLEGVYVSPTPTWGSLFYYDARLQYKDVIVLCEVIEHIDEERLPKIMTLLLTHYSPQTLILTTPNAEYNKVYELDVMRHNDHRFEWTRDQFQKWCHAMNTHGQYELSFTGIGDQHELYGQPTQMCIFRKKEMII
- a CDS encoding competence protein ComEA; the protein is MLQSLWQKYKKSMLLPAILVISGLCYFFFSSSDSSSPQKELVETIQPIEQIEQDEPAKEAVIQQVFVDIKGAVMYPGVYELQVDQRIMDVVQLAGGYTQEADPQLINHAQKVQDEMVIYIPVKGEKLDEITASILLMSTSGISSSESNQKNQKVNLNKADEAALSTLSGIGPSKAQSIISYREENGSFTTIEDLKKVSGIGEKTFEKLKDSITVK
- a CDS encoding ComE operon protein 2, which produces MERITWDQFFMAQSHLLALRSTCTRLAVGATVVRDKRIIAGGYNGSITGDEHCIEKGCYVVDNHCVRTVHAEMNALLQCAKYGTPTKGADLYVTHFPCLPCTKSIIQAGIERVYYATDYKNNPYAQELFEKAGVEVVHVPFDERKIDFLSDEKLALYIDMLNELRESGMPAEKLRPYEQKVSALFGKNL